The nucleotide window TAGCTTCAACGGCATATCCCAGAGGTTATCTTTCACAAAGTTATATGGAAACCAAAAATTACCAATATGTTTTGGAGTGGAATAATCGCGTTCGTCAGCCGCAAATCTATTCTCCCAATTTATACGAAATGACAATAGATTACAGTCCCCACATTAATTACGGTTACGAAGTAAATTATTTGATTTACAATTATATGATTTTCTTTCAAAACAAATACAATCAAAGTTTGTACGGGCGTGTTCCACCAAGATAGAAGAAACAATCTAGAATTTATTTTTAAAAAGACATTTACCAGTTTGCAAATGTCTTTTTTCTTTGAATTTCTTTAGGATTTTTTTGTCATCATTCAGTCAAAAAAAGCATTCATTTTTTTCAAACAAAATGCGAATTGTCATAATTTCAACTATCAAAATCAGCTATATTTGCAAAAAGTATAAAATTAAAAATGAAAGGATTAAAACAACGATGGGGACTTACATCCAATTGGCAATTGGCCGTTATATTTGTTGTTTTTGCCATTACGGGATCGGCATCTGCCTGGTTGTCCAAGCCGGTTTGTTTGTGGTTGGGAATTGCCAAAGCTGACTTAGGTCATTGGTACACACCAATTCGATTGATTTTAATTTTCCCAATCTATCAGGTCTTGTTGGTGGCAATTGGTTTTCTTTTTGGGCAATTCAAATTCTTTTGGGCTTTTGAAAAAAAAATGCTCAAAGGGATGGGATTAGGATTCCTGTTTAAAGAATAATTTTTTTACTGCGTTCATCTGCAGTACCAATGCATT belongs to Flavobacterium gilvum and includes:
- a CDS encoding DUF6787 family protein, with translation MKGLKQRWGLTSNWQLAVIFVVFAITGSASAWLSKPVCLWLGIAKADLGHWYTPIRLILIFPIYQVLLVAIGFLFGQFKFFWAFEKKMLKGMGLGFLFKE
- a CDS encoding DUF6146 family protein — encoded protein: MKNLIGILIVFLIIIGCSTSKPNVATAEKPKTGGNDTIKIVNEELEYEVIIIEPGFDFWLASTAYPRGYLSQSYMETKNYQYVLEWNNRVRQPQIYSPNLYEMTIDYSPHINYGYEVNYLIYNYMIFFQNKYNQSLYGRVPPR